The Acinetobacter wuhouensis genome includes the window AATTTTTTCCATTCTCACAACCTCTACCAATAACTACTATAAAATGATCAGTTGTGTTTTCATTGTAACCATAGTTTAGCTTATGATCCACGCCCACCATAACAGGATGACCTGCATCAAGCTCTTTATCTAAATAATTCAATCCATTTTGAAAATCATTTGTTGGATTAATAGCATTATGAACCGAATTTTCTAATGCAACCTGGAATAACTTTGTAGAGGAACCAGCAGTTGAACTTAAACCACTCTTTTTTAAAATCAGTACGCAAGTTCTTGCACAAGCAACATTCGGTCTTGGTTGTGTAAATTGAGAAATCCAATCAACAGATCCACTTAAATCAACATGATTCTTATGACAATCAGGGCATAAGCCTTTTGCTGTTTCTGTTTTCTTTATAGAACATGCAAAGTTTGTTTCTAAATTTTTAGCATCTAACCCTTGTGTAAGATGCTTATTAATTTCCTCAGTTACTTCCCATACATAAGTTTTACCATCATCAAACCCTCTTATTGGAATTTTATTCCCATTTTTATCTGTTTTAAAACTACCATCTTTCTTAGTTCTGTATGCAAAAACATTTTGATATTCTCCTTTCTCTTTCATGAAAGAAGGGTTTGCATGATAAGGACTTGTTTTCCCTCCACCCTCATATACAATATCATCAGGCTTGTTTTTACCTGCCAGCAATGGTCTTGGATAATTTATATACAAATACATATCTGTTAATGATTTCATCAACTTATGACGATTTGCTTTCATAAAATGTTTTTTTACAAGGTCTAATTGCTGAACAGCAGACATATTTGTAAGCGTTTTTACTGAAATTTTTAGGTCTGTACGAACATCTGGACCAAATTGAATTAAACCATAATAGCCCAAACCATTAGGTTGAGCTGGACTAAATGATCCTCCAGTTTCCAAGTGCATACATGCCATCAAATTATTCGCCATATTTTTAATATCATTTGGCCACATGTCCTTACAAATTTGAATAACCTTTTTTCTAAATTCACAATTTACAAACTTTCCACTTTTTCCCCATGCTATTCCATAATCCTTACATACACACCCACTTAAGCTTGCTACAGCTACAGGCTTTTTATCTTCATTATGCTCCTGTTGCACCTCTATCTTTTGAGGTGGAGGTGGTACAGGTTTTTGCTGAGGTGACACAGGGGGTGTCAGTTCTTTTTTAGATTCTATTGCCTTTGGTTGAGGTTGAGGTTGAGGTTGAGGTTGAGGTTGAGGTTGAGGTTGAGGTTGAGGTTGAGGTTGAGGTTGAGGTTGAGGTTGAGGTTGAGGTTGAGGTTGAGGTTGAGGTTGAGGTTGAGGTTGAGGTTGAGTATTTGCAGTTTTCTGCTCGATAGTTTTACTTTTTGTATCTGTTGAAGCTGAGGACTTCGAACCTGAAGACTTATTTTTACGATCTAGAGCAACTGTACCCGTTTTCTTCACTGGTGGAACTTTCACAGTTGAGTTTTCGTCTAATTTTATTATTGCATCAGCATTTCCCTCTACAATGTCTATTTCTTGTTTTTGATAAATTTTATTTGGAGACTTAATATTTGGGTTTAAAGCCAATAGAGCAGAAACCGTTGTATGATGTTCTTCTGCAATTTTAGAAAGTGTATCACCACTCTTAACTTTATATGTCCCTCTCCAATATTTACCTTGCTCTTGATGTGGCAATAAAGTCACATCAAACTTCATTTTTGGACTAATAAGCTTTACTTTTATATTTTTACTTGGTGTATGTATTTCACCAATTTTCTTCATAGTTTTATCAATATCTTTACGAACAAAAACAGTTAGCGTATTCCCTCCAACATATTTAAGAGAAATTTCCCCTTGTCCATTCGTATTACCCTTTTTTACTAACTCTTTACCATTTTTAATTTCATAATATAAATTTGGAATTGGCTTATGTGTTAAATCATGTAAAGTAAAAGTAATATTGTATAATTTGTCTTTTAATGCTGTATTCATTTTCTTTTGCCTTCTTTTTATTAAATGTTTTGATTTTCAGATTCAACCTCTGAATCATCTTCTTCAATTTCTACCACCCAGTCAGTATTAGTATCTACAAATACTTCTGCTGGCTCAGAAGAGTCAGAACCAATTCGTGCAGTTCGACCATTTTCATCTAATGAACCTCTTGAAATTCTTCCATCTTTAAACTTAGCTACATAAGATAAATTTGGTAAATCAAAATCCCAGAACAAATCATAAACATCCAACTTATTACTATACATCACATTATTTGGTAGCTGAGGAACCTCATAAGATACTTTCGCCCCACTCATAAACACCTGCTGCCCACTCTTCACTTCAAACTTGCCACCCGTTTTAATGAAGACACCGCTACCATTCACAATCAGCTGAGTACCACCCGCTTTTAGATCAATCTCTTTGGTACTGGTCAGCTCAATTTTATCTTCTGTCGAAATCAGCTTAATCACTTTTTTGGCAATAATCTCGACCAAATCATCCTGAGCCTGAACTTTTAACGGACCTTTTGCTGCATAAGCACTCAAGCCCTTTTGTGCAGCAAACAAACTCAGCTTATCTTGCGCATGCGCCACAATATTCTTCTGCGCACTCAAATTAATCGAAGCACCAGAACTCTCAGCAATGTCTTGCGAAGCTTGTAAAATAATGTCTTCAGGTGTGGTTAAAGCAATACCGTTTGGAGAAGCCAATAGCATCAATGCTTGACGGAAAATTTTACCTTGTTCTTGTTTTTTATCATCACTACTGGTTTCAAGACCTTGGGTATAACCTTCCATAAAACCTTGTAAAGAGCTTAAAGCTTGCATTGGATTGACATCCAACTTACTACCCTTACCAAACGATCCGCACACACTGGTTAAATCAAAATCTTTAATTTCAACATTACCCAAGACTTTACCAACATCCTTTAAAGCTTCGAGTGGATTAGAATCAAACTTGTCTTTTATGTCTTTAAAGCTAGATAATTTCCCTTTTAAAATATCCGAGCCGTGCTCTTCAATATTTTCAATAAAGTCTTTTAAATTTTCGACTGATTCTTTTGCATCATCAAAAAAGTCTTTAAATTCACTGACAATATTTTGGGTATCTTTGCCAAAGCTTTTAATATCATCAATGAAGTCACCACTACTTTTCAGTGCAGAAATAGGGTCAGAGCTAATCGCATTTTTAAACAAACCTACGGTTGCTTGTAATGCTTCATTTGCACCTTTTAGTTCTAAAGAGTTAATCAGTTTAGGTAGGCGATTGATCACATTTAAAGAGTCTGTTTGTTGTTTAACAGCAATTACACTCAAAGCTTTCATGCTTTCAGCACCTTGATTGAGCAAGGACTGTGCCTGTGCCGCTTCAAGATGATCCGCGATTGCATTTTCCTGTGCATAGGTGGTAATCAGCATCCCTTTACCTGCACGCATTGCACCATAAGCATCGGTTCGGAGTTCAAAACCTTCGCCACGACCATCGCTGACTTCTTTATCTTTAGGATGACTTAAATTACCTAGATTTAACTGTGTCGCTGCATGGCTACTTTGCAACTGAGCACTGATTTGCCCTGTCGTGTCATCGAAACGGAGTTGGTTAAAACCAGAACCACCTACTTCAGAAGAACGAATACCACTGAGTTTTTTGGTATCAGGAAGCTGTCCTTTGATATCGAACATAGTTTGATGACGTTCAGCTTCATGTAAGCGTCCCATCACAAATGGACGATCTACATTGCCATCAAAAAAGTCGATAACGACTATTTCACCGATACGCGGATGGAAACGTGTTCCATAGCCCTCACCTGCCCAAGAGGTCAACACATCGACCCAAGCCGAGTCCGTATCATTATCATTCGAACCTGCACCACCATCATGGGCATTATCATCGGTACGGGTAAAGAGGAAGCGAACCTTGATTCGTCCCCATTGATCCACATAGATGGTTTCGCCTTGAGGTCCAACGACTTTGGCACGTTGTGGGAAAGCCGATGGGCGATGGTCTAAAGGATTATATTCAGGAACAATCGAAATCCCGCGACGAACTAAAGACAACTCATTGGCTTGACGTTGATCTTTAATTAAGTGATTCCAATAACTTAAATTTAAAATCCTAGAGAGCTGATCTTGCAATTCTTTCGGTAAATTATTTTGATTATAAAAATTTTTGCCTAAAATCAAAAATTCGCGATCTGAACCTTCGTGTTGATCAATTTCAGGATGTTCTTTGAGTTCAAACCAATAACCGACTTGTGCATCGCGGACTGAACTGGTCGCAGTGAAATATTTAGACTGCAATTCCTGATATTGCGTAAGTTGATTATTGAGCTTTTCAATTTGTGCAGAACTTGAAGTCGTAGTCTGATCTTCACCCTTTAAGTCACTTGTCCAAGCAGGACTAATGGTCCAAGCTTGTTCCAAACTTAAGGTTTCATTATCTTGTTGATCACTATGCGTATGATGGCTTAATACACTCTCACCTTGATCTTGCAACAAACTGTCTGCTTGCCAGCGTTGCACTTGAATTGCGGTAGATTGAATGGAACGTTGTGCGATCAAATTGGTAATGGTATCAAAACGTTCAGTTGCATGACTGCGATGAAAACGAATACTGCGTCTTGGCATCGCTTCATATTGAGAATTATCATCAATTAAGCGTAATTTCTGCGCTTGAATTTGAGCGGCTGAAACTGGAACAACTCTAGCCGCTTCATCGACCAGCCAATTTATCCCCTCACTACGCCAGAGGCGTGTTAAAAAGTCATAATCCGTTTCATTAGCTTGCATGACAAATGGGCGGACATCATACTCTTTTTTAAGACCACTACTGTCTAGACTCAAACTTGAAGCAAACAACGCACTTTTCGCTTGCCATTCCTTAAACAATATCTCGGTAATTTCAACCACGCTTTTATTCATAAACACACGGCTGTTGCGACGTTTATGCCAAAGTGTAGAAGCATCCTCAAGTGTCAGCTTATACACCGTCAATGCACCATCGCTCTGCCCTTGACTCGCCCCTGTGATAATTCCTGTCGTACGATATAACTCACCAAAATCAGTCACTTGATCGACTGCAACTTGGCAACCAATGAATTGCTTTAACGGAATATGCGCATTGGTCGATAAACACAATAACTCAGCTTTTAAGCCTTGATTGATAATGTGCTGACCTTGAATGCATTGTAAAAATACACTGCTATTTAAATTCTGATTGGAAAACTGCACATGAATGGCACGTTTCTGCATACTTAAGCCGAAGCTTTCAAGTAAGCTATTAATATTTTTTAACATTTTAATGATGAATAGTTATTTTTTATGAAGTTATTTTAAACAATGAAGAATCAAAGGAAAGCTTAAAATTGTTAAATTTTTTATTTT containing:
- a CDS encoding LysM peptidoglycan-binding domain-containing protein, with the protein product MNTALKDKLYNITFTLHDLTHKPIPNLYYEIKNGKELVKKGNTNGQGEISLKYVGGNTLTVFVRKDIDKTMKKIGEIHTPSKNIKVKLISPKMKFDVTLLPHQEQGKYWRGTYKVKSGDTLSKIAEEHHTTVSALLALNPNIKSPNKIYQKQEIDIVEGNADAIIKLDENSTVKVPPVKKTGTVALDRKNKSSGSKSSASTDTKSKTIEQKTANTQPQPQPQPQPQPQPQPQPQPQPQPQPQPQPQPQPQPQPQPQPQPKAIESKKELTPPVSPQQKPVPPPPQKIEVQQEHNEDKKPVAVASLSGCVCKDYGIAWGKSGKFVNCEFRKKVIQICKDMWPNDIKNMANNLMACMHLETGGSFSPAQPNGLGYYGLIQFGPDVRTDLKISVKTLTNMSAVQQLDLVKKHFMKANRHKLMKSLTDMYLYINYPRPLLAGKNKPDDIVYEGGGKTSPYHANPSFMKEKGEYQNVFAYRTKKDGSFKTDKNGNKIPIRGFDDGKTYVWEVTEEINKHLTQGLDAKNLETNFACSIKKTETAKGLCPDCHKNHVDLSGSVDWISQFTQPRPNVACARTCVLILKKSGLSSTAGSSTKLFQVALENSVHNAINPTNDFQNGLNYLDKELDAGHPVMVGVDHKLNYGYNENTTDHFIVVIGRGCENGKNYYRFYDVGTRHKDKGASETNKLYITNGFLRGKTAYNGSTYTMTQVRRN
- a CDS encoding type VI secretion system Vgr family protein → MLKNINSLLESFGLSMQKRAIHVQFSNQNLNSSVFLQCIQGQHIINQGLKAELLCLSTNAHIPLKQFIGCQVAVDQVTDFGELYRTTGIITGASQGQSDGALTVYKLTLEDASTLWHKRRNSRVFMNKSVVEITEILFKEWQAKSALFASSLSLDSSGLKKEYDVRPFVMQANETDYDFLTRLWRSEGINWLVDEAARVVPVSAAQIQAQKLRLIDDNSQYEAMPRRSIRFHRSHATERFDTITNLIAQRSIQSTAIQVQRWQADSLLQDQGESVLSHHTHSDQQDNETLSLEQAWTISPAWTSDLKGEDQTTTSSSAQIEKLNNQLTQYQELQSKYFTATSSVRDAQVGYWFELKEHPEIDQHEGSDREFLILGKNFYNQNNLPKELQDQLSRILNLSYWNHLIKDQRQANELSLVRRGISIVPEYNPLDHRPSAFPQRAKVVGPQGETIYVDQWGRIKVRFLFTRTDDNAHDGGAGSNDNDTDSAWVDVLTSWAGEGYGTRFHPRIGEIVVIDFFDGNVDRPFVMGRLHEAERHQTMFDIKGQLPDTKKLSGIRSSEVGGSGFNQLRFDDTTGQISAQLQSSHAATQLNLGNLSHPKDKEVSDGRGEGFELRTDAYGAMRAGKGMLITTYAQENAIADHLEAAQAQSLLNQGAESMKALSVIAVKQQTDSLNVINRLPKLINSLELKGANEALQATVGLFKNAISSDPISALKSSGDFIDDIKSFGKDTQNIVSEFKDFFDDAKESVENLKDFIENIEEHGSDILKGKLSSFKDIKDKFDSNPLEALKDVGKVLGNVEIKDFDLTSVCGSFGKGSKLDVNPMQALSSLQGFMEGYTQGLETSSDDKKQEQGKIFRQALMLLASPNGIALTTPEDIILQASQDIAESSGASINLSAQKNIVAHAQDKLSLFAAQKGLSAYAAKGPLKVQAQDDLVEIIAKKVIKLISTEDKIELTSTKEIDLKAGGTQLIVNGSGVFIKTGGKFEVKSGQQVFMSGAKVSYEVPQLPNNVMYSNKLDVYDLFWDFDLPNLSYVAKFKDGRISRGSLDENGRTARIGSDSSEPAEVFVDTNTDWVVEIEEDDSEVESENQNI